The region aaaatccccaaaatcaactctaaatttaaggttaaaattttaaattttggcttaccagtattagcataagcaaaaagatgacgATGTCATCTGCTTGTAATGGATGAACAGGAAGCAACTAGATTGGTCAAGAACTATAATCCATTATATGTCCATCTAATATTATACTACTGTATTTAATTCGCTGTTTCCAATTTCTTGATATCATGCAATAttgtacatatatttaaattaatcatTACAATTTCTCTATGTGTTTTAAgcaaatttgtaaattttatggCACCCCTAAAGTACATCAGTCCACTCACTATGCATAGAAATTTTGTCCTCACATCTCTGCAATTAATGATTTAACAAGCAAAATTGTCAAATAAGTAAGTCCAATACAGACAAAGAGCTGGTGCTTGCTATGCTTGTAGCAAGAGTCTTCTGGCTGTGAGTGAAGTAGTGAACCTTTGAagtcatatatattgattgttCTTCTGCATGCACCCCTACATTCTGTTTTTGATGTTGGGGTGACCAACACTACTAACTATCTGTAATATTTTCTTCCACTATGTCTATCACAAGAGCTTAATATTGGGTTACCAGTGCCTCCCTTTCCCATGCAGAATATAGATGTTGCTGCTCACAAGCTACACAATACATCTATGcatggtttttgttttttttttttggacagaaTTCAGCCTCTTAGTTTCATATTGGAGCCGTTGATCACTCATGCATCTCTTATCCCCCTGCTAGTATTAGACCGTACTTGATCACAGGCTTTTTAGATAATGTAATTCAATTATTTTGGTCTTTGATTTATAAAAGATATAGCCATATTATTACATAcaacctccatcccaaaataaacgaatttctgggcttttgtatagaatttttggctcttcatcttatttgaaatttttttatgattaacatttttattgttactgcatgatagaacataaatagtacttcacatgtgactaaattttttttaattttttaataaattttcatataaaatggatggtcaaacgctctATACACAAAACTCAgaaatcttttttttggacggagtagtagattataagataaatgatcataaattataattaacagTTTAATTAACTAACTACAACATAGTCATTGTATTTCTCGAGCTAATAATTAAAAGTCCAAAACCAACGTTTGTTCTGCTCCCATTACTGCTAGTGACTGATGTTGAACTAAGACAAAAGATGCCATTGAATCCAATCCATTGGGACACTAATCCCATCAACTGAATACTTGGGTTTAACGGGCCTAACACTTGGGTCTAATCGGCCGATCCGAAACAAGAACATACAAATGGGCTGAAAGACTACCAAGGGGTTGGGGTGATATATTCTCACTGCCTctcaactataaatattaagCCTCCCTTCTATGGTGGAAGCATGAACATTATTGTAATTATGCTAGCTACAAATATCCGCCATTCCTTTGAAATTAGTTTGGAGTATGTTATTTTCTTGGATGAGCCGGAGTATATGTTCTATGATCAATCTTCTACAGTCAATATTCATGGAgagtgagatttttttttcagaattggAGGTATCTGGGAACCATGGCtgcaaaaaatatcatcaacataagaTTTGAATTATATTAAATAGTGGGAGTCGCCAATAACATGTGCACAATTACTCTCAGCCGTATATGTGCGCGCTTGTGCAGAGTTGAAACAGTCCAGATGGTTGtaggagaagaagaaacatAATGTATTTGCACAAGTGAACAacttagttaaaaaataaaagctttGCAGACTGCAGGGTGAAAATGATAATGTTGAGAAATATATTGAAACGAGAAAAAAGGTGTAATACTTAGATTGTTCTGTTTCTATAAGAACAGGAGACATATTATAAATGGTTTTGTTGCCAGCAATGCTTTAATAATAGAAGTATCctcggaaaaaaaaattggcactTCTCTCTGATCATATTCAACCATAGATATACTAGtgtattttatcatttaatttttatactgaacaacttctctcttttttaaaaagttggAAATAATAAGCACTTTCAGTCTCTATACGGTATATTACAGTTTATCCCAATCCATataatattctattttatatttcaattcTGCTATATTCCAGTGCGGAATTTCACATGACGATCAGTCCAGTCAACTTTTTAGCTAGCAATGTtacaacagtttttttttctgcaatgGCCTGACCAGTGAAATGATATACTTATTGTTCAGGCAGTTAtgcacaaattaattaactagtcATGCAAAAAAGATATAGTATTCATCAAGCCCAATTTCATGTTCTGCCACCTAACTTTTCAATTGGATCAACAATTCACTGGGTGGTACATCCCTTCAGGCATGGTCAATATCAAAATTCGTCACAATATTCTGCAGTGATCACACTCAGCTCTTCGACTTTCGTGAGATTATCTCACTTTTTCCTGCTTGAGCTTTGATTTGGTTTCCCAATGTCTCCCATTCCAACTTCCATCCGCTAGTCGATAGTCACTTTTGTAACAATTTTATGGCTGTGATATAGTAGTTCTCCCATCTTGTTTCCATTGATTTTGACTAAAATATGCATAAAGATGTCAAGATACATAAGCATCAACATATAGAGGAAGATGAGAGATAAGTACAGAGCAGGCAAGCTAGTACTGTTTACTGAATGTACAGATATAGCTCATGATGATGGATGGTCCACCAAATTAAACACTGAATCCTCTAACTTATAGTTTTGTATTCACTGAGAATATGATTGGTGTATATAATTACTATTTAGGCatttatgcatgcatatagcTCGTCCTAACAAACTGACTAACGAATGGATACATGGTTAAGCTAGTACAGTTGTACACAATGCAACGTGGCGCATCAGCATCTGTTAGTCTTAGTCGtcatatatactccatccgttttaaaatataagtattcctGGGATTTAAAGCTTGTATCAAAATCTAAGACACTATTTATATCTCATTAGTCACTTATCATTCTTCCTATTTTACCCATACATACCCTTCCACCCACatctatttcttatttattaagaggcacagtaatattttcttcttaatcTTATTGTCTGCTAAACTACCAATTtaagcttatattttggaacataatattttgggacagatgtAGTAATTAACATAATTAACATTTCAACAGTAATATTTAagagagcatttttttcatccttgaggaggtaccataAGGTacctatcaaattttacatagaaaacagtggtatctcttggtacctccGGGTGCCTCCTCAcggatgataaaattactctatttAAGATAGCTCCtatatattttgcatgtgGTTGGGGGAAATGGTGATTCACTGAATCACTGCTGACTGCCTTATGTCTCACAacttgaacaaaaaaaatgacaccCCTCGCGACATATGTATACGGTGTAAAACCAAGCACAATGAATGCTAAAATGATATCTCCTAGGATTAGGTTAATGCTCATGTGGTGAGGcttttttttgggagaaagAGGCATCTAGGAATCAACGTTGAGAAGAATGTCTACAAGATGAGAGCGAGATGTTGAAGAGTGGGTGTTGTCCATATACAGTAGCGGATGCAGCACAGAGTAGTTGAAGTTAGATAAGACAATGTCCTATTTGTAATCCTGTTGCTAATTTTATCCTGTCAATGTTGGTTGAGATGGACGAAATACATTATGTCACGTTTACATGTTCAGTTAGCTAGAATATTAACTTGTTACCAATCTCCTTGTACATCCgcactaattaatcatattttaacgATGCctatgtaaattaataataggaacatatatttttatagtttgacctatttaaaatttaaaattaattatatgagataaatattatattagatcctactacctAATTTTGCATCCTCGTTAAAGAAATTCTGGCTCCGGCACTGTTGACATATATGAAAGACTGTCTTGAGTCATCTATATAAACAAAGTTGCACCTTGGGTCGATGGACACTGGCGGATATATCAGAACCAACTCTCAAcgagaaaatatgaaatgtaCACTTTTTCAccatcatcttttcactttttcttatgtttataagccaaaatttctatttttaaccttaaatgtTGATTATACTAGTAGCCAGTAAAGATACAACCTGATGAATGGATAAAACCTTTAACAAAGAAttgataaaatcataaataccAATATTACCCCTAATCATTTAGTTAGTAAAGTACTAAAATACCCCTGTAAGCCAATGATCTGGATCGATtatattggtagtataatactacacGTGTAAATAGCATACAGTGTTTCTcatgaaacaaacaagtcaCAGAGAAATACTGCCAACCAGAGGCAGGAATCTATTCTCATCACAATGAGATCTCCCACAACCTCGTCGATCGCGTTGGCCAAGATGATAGCCAAGGGTCTGCTACTGCATCGCAACTGATACAGGTATCTCAGAACacgatatatatattgatttatttgaatgaatattttctttcttttgaattTGTTTGCCATGCAGGTACGGTCTGCATAGCGGTATCAGGCGTGAGACAGTTTAGGCTGGAGCCTCAAACCTGGCCAAAAAATTGCCAGGTATCTTGGAACAAAACTAGACATCTTCGATATCATTTCCCAATGGTTATGATAAACAACTTAATCTTAGGTTCCCAAGGCCTCCCTTAATTTCTCATTGACGATACATCACTCGTACTAATTTTTCTGACAAATTAATCAGCTCTGTAGTTGtatcttgtatatatattcggTCAGAATTTTTACAACTCTTAAAAGTACTTGAacgtactaaatttttttataaggtTTTGTTACCTCCAGATAACCAGGACACAGAGCTATTTTATATTAGGAATTGGAGGACCTCGTTCGAAACACATGACGGTAccctaaaatttgaaaataggAATAACCAAAGCATATATACTTTCACTTAATCCTAGAACCTAAACGTATACTATTTCTTACGATTTTTAGGAACATGTGAAATATTAATGCAAAACTGTAAATGTAGTACGGAAGcaataaagaaaaactaaaatttcagaCTCTTagtagggaaaaaaataatcctcAATTGTGAAAGCACAATGAACTTATACAATGGACTGATAGGTACACACGGATATACCTGAGCTCTTCTTGCTACAAACTAACAGAGATTAGAACTTGTAATTAGGAAATATGGAACGCGTTGCTGGCTTTGCTGCTGGATGGCATCGAGCCATCCAGGATTCAGGCATCAGATATGCTAGctgcgtttttttttatccttgttTTGTTGGGACTTGTAATCTTCTTCTAATTAAGTATTGCAATGAATATCAATGGTAGATTTGAGGCCTCTAATTTTTTGGGCCTGACACATGCAAACTCTGCACCTGCTAAATGTACAGCCCTTGCTAATACCTGAAAAATACCACCATCTTGCtaatactctaaattttatgttatctTGCAAAATATTCTCAAGTATGCTAAAATTGTCAGATAGTAAAATTACCCATATTTGATCCATCTGTTCTAAAACCACTCGCAGTTACAGTGACATGAGTATCACTTATAGCCAAGCTAGAACAGGAATTGCTTGACTACTGAACAAGGTCAATATGTGTGTTTCTATGGCAGTATATAGGCCCATCTATCATTATATACCCCACACGTTGCTGCGGGAGAACTGTGTGATAATATAGAGTAGATATgagttaaaataaattcttacCTACCATAcgattttttatgtgtttatatatttttgtgccttTATCTATTATCTATATGTTATAAATAGTTAGGTTGTATGATGTGACTTTTTGGAGTAAGtaagagatgcaatttacactCCTGATAAATCATctaaaggctaaaaacaattaaggtaATGTAAAGAGATGCAATTTGCACCTTTGATGCATCATtgtaaggctaaaaacaaatgaGGTGATGAGATATAATTTATACCATTGATGTATGAttctaaggttaaaaataattaagatgataTGACTTTATGAGAGAAAAGTGAATTAGCATTAACTATACTTAGTGGTTAGTGGGCCTTAACTTTATAGAAAGaagatatatagtttataaatttaccTACCACATGCGCGTTCCCCTATTTCTTGATTGGAGTTCAATCGCTGGAAGGTGACCACGAGAAAaacaggcaaaaaaaaaaaatgaactaaggaCAGAGTACAGCTCTTTTTTGTCATACAAGATAACAACATTCTTGTACATGTATGAATGCATGATATACAGTTATATCGATGATTATCATGCTCTTTTCGCTGTCTTAGTAACACtctttatcttttcgcttctacttatatttataagattaaatttaaatttgattttgagatctttttcaccatagtttatttttcagcattcacttttatatcgctaaaaatatgtatataaatgttttattcacaagttattttctatttactaATATGCTAACGATCACACCTAAAGCTTCTGACGTACTGCTTGAATTGTTTTAATCCTTTATACTGCTTTCAAcaattaaggaaaaaaaaagagaaacaagaCAATATTTAAACACCAATAGTGTATTCTTTAAACAGGCCAGATGATTACATTAATGCCTATGCATCTGATCCCCTTATAATGCGCTTAGACTGCAGTTATTTGGTCCAGATCAGTTCCTTACCCTTTGATCTAGTTTCCCGGTGCCTCCTGCTCCGATATCCCAGCAGATCATTACTACGTACACTCATGACTCTTGTTCCTACCATTGATTGTGACCAAATCTTTGCTTCTACATTTCTGACAAGCattacattaattaataatatgagAAAATATGATGAGATACCAACTTTTTTacgtaaaattttgatatttcaaGATACCTAGCTTACTAGCTACTATTTGGAGGATGATAACAAAGCTGAAGTAATATGCGGAAGGCCACCGATGAACCAAGGTTGCTATGTGTTGGGATAGTAATTAGTACTGTATGGAATCAACTGAAATAACTCATGCTAGTGGATTTCCACCAACACCAAGAGTACAACAACATAGTTTGAATTGTCTCGATGTAGAATATGGTGTATTTATCTATCCATTGTTCTTGTGTAATACTTACCCATTAGCTATAAAGATCAAAATACAAACATATCATATCATCACTATTaacaattattatatttaaaacttaTGCAAACATGTTCCGTAAGTTTACCATCATACCATGCAAACATGTTATCTCTCATCACGTACTAGCAAGtacttattatatttaaagctcATACAAGCAACTACgtcatatatcatttattatatTCTAAAGATTAATATGCAAGCAACTCAACTCATAAtcttttgtataatttttatattatttcaatGTACATTCTAACTCAACTCATAATCTTCTATATAATCTTCATAATATTACAATGTATATTCATCCaccattttaatatatttaagatatatttatccatatatcatATGATAAGTTTATCCGCTCATCCTTTTAACATATTTAGCATGCGTTtgtccatataaatatatatattgttctaTGTAGTCCTATCATTGTGAGCTAGAATGGAATATGGCCACCGAGTGGCTTATATATGTTGGGCCCAGAAAAAGATCTGCAGCCTCCTTGCGGGCCCATATGTAATGAACTGAAACTTGAATTCAGTCCACAACGAGGATTCAGCCTATGTGCAGCTCCatgtaagaaaaaaagtagggttgattttttaaaaaataatcgtgACAGTTTATCCATTGTActtatatattcataaatagtTTGAAATTTTCCAACGTTCGAGCTTGAATTTTTGCATGATGGTGCAACAATCCTGTTACTGTGCgtataaattttaacctttttaatGTTTTCTCTCGTGATGTTTCGGTTACAGCGTCAACCTTAATCTTGGGGTCCAGTCACTACaatggatggtacattaatcCAGTCCTTCTATGCACAAATGTTgtcacatctttttttttcgtgtGTTGCGATTTAATCCATAGAAATAACGAAATAAATAAGGTGGGATAATCAAACTCTTAGCATGAAAATACAACAATTTAGTTAGTCCCTGACTTCTTGAGTCCCAGCTCACTTGATTGGCCAAGATGACAATGTTTTGGTCATCAGGCCAACCAAGGGTTGATCTTTGTCTACATTGCAAAGAAAACATGATACATGGGTAACCGGTGCTTGTGAAGACATTGCCCGTACAATCTGTTTTTCCTATGGATCATTCAGGACAGAAGGGCATCTTCGGAAGGTGCTCGCATGTTGTCTATGGCAACAGCTTAATCTTGGGTTCCCAATGCCTCCATTTCTCATAGACCATACTAGTCTGTTTCGAACTAAATGTGTGTATTACCCAAGGGCATGGTAGCCCATTTGGTAAGAGAAGatatatatttggtttttCACATATAGAGGTGGATCAAAACTTATATGAAATTGTTATTCCACGTAATGTGAAtgtgagtttaaattttaagattaagTTTATACATGATACATATGTGAGCAATTTTGTAAGCCACTGAGAGttggtaccaaaattttagtataaaatttgatacatcttggtatcTACTTaataactgtaaaattgctctaaatatatatggatatgtCGGTGGATAACGAATAACTTGGTGGCAGACCCACTAAATATCAGTTATACTgtcctttcttttttacttttttttcgttAGAACGCACGGGCGTAATtcctataatatgaaataaagaAACCATTTTTCTGATAATGTAATTGCACAGGATGATGGCTAATTCTCCAATTGTTATCTCTATAATTTGTCCAAGTCGAGCAGCTGGgcaactctccggtgcattttattggtggtattatactaccagtagaaaaatgatatttttgtactttgctAATTACTTCATTAGCAATAttctgtaattttgtttttttcaataaagatcatgataaaaaagatgatattagtctcttcaaatttctactgcacctaatattgttgttaGTACAAGTTAATTATAaccgtccgataaaaatagatcaacggtatgaattaaattttactattagtaaaatgcaccggagtcgcccccctccccccagCAGTTTAGTGATCAGTGTCCATACAAATTTTGTCAAACTTTTTCGTTATGATtataaacaacaaaatgaaGAAATAATTGTCATGGCGGCAGCAAATTAAGCATGAGCTTGGCCCGCGTCCACCGGACGCGCTCGTCCCGTCGCCCAAGTCGCCAACGCGCGAGCTTCACGACGATCTCGTAGCTATCTATAGCCACCACGAAGCTCGTGTTCGCGGAGAGATCGAATTGGCGCGAGAGAGAACGAGGGCCGGCCATCTGATCCGATCGATGGACTCGGAGCAGAGAGTGGCGGCGTcgggggcgacggcgaaggcgccggcgctgtcgaagacggcgccggcggcgtcggcgtcgttcCGGCTGCGCAACGGCAGCCTGAACGCGGTGCGCCTGCGCCGCGTGTTCGACCTGTTCGACCGCAACGGCGACGGCCAGATCACCGTCGACGAGCTGGCGCAGGCGCTGGACGCGCTGGGCCTCGTCGCCGACCGCGACgggctcgccgccaccgtcgccgcctacGTCCCCGAAGGCGCCGCGGGGCTCCGCTTCGAGGACTTCGACTCGCTCCACCGCGCGCTCGGCGACGCGCTCTTCGGCACGCTGTGCGATGCCGCCGGAGACcccgcgggaggaggaggcggcggcgacgacgaggaggaggagatgcggGAGGCGTTCAAGGTgttcgacgtcgacggcgacgggttCATCTCGGCGTCGGAGCTGCAGGAGGTGCTCAAGAAGCTGGGGCTCCCGGAGGCCGGCAGCCTCGCCACCGTGCGCGAGATGATCTGCAACGTCGACCGCAACAGCGACGGCCGCGTCGACTTCGGCGAGTTCAAGTGCATGATGCAGGGCATCACCGTCTGGAACGCCTGATCCATCCATCACTCCATGAATCCATCCATTCATCCAACCCTTCGAAATCAAGTTAAATCGAACTCAACACCATTCACTAGGTTAAATTGATTGATTTATTGATTAATCTCTTGCAATTACATCAGTGTACGTATGTACGTACGATCTTGTTTAATCTCTTGATGTATTCGTTGTGTGATCCGTGTCAAAATTGTTCCTTTTTCAATGTTACGAAATTGTATATTAtaggcaaaatttgtttttatatatgctaatacTCCAAGTAATGAAGAGTGGTCACCGATATCTCATCGTTGTTTTCACAGCACATACGGAAAATTTGAGGTTCATTTGAGGTTGAGAACCCTTTCCGCAAGCATGAAACACCGAGGGAGGGATTAACAAACCGTTAATTAAGtataagttataaaaattataataataaattaatatattttttaaaataacttttctatagaaaatatatgtagaTAACGGACTGCTAAATAGTTCAGAAAACATGCTCACCTAAACAGCAGATAAGTTAAGAAATAGAACATTGAACACATCCATGTTGATGGAGAAGTTCTAATAGTCACCTAACTGTTAGATTATCGTGAcgacttattataatctagatctCAGATTACTATATCatataggccgcgttcgtttgagcgtgggtaagttaacttaccccagTGTGGAAAAAGTAGTAacaattagtacatgattaattaaatgttaattattaaaaaatataaaatagattaatataattttttaaaacaactttcctatagaaaatttttgaaaaaatacaccgttagTCGTTCTAGAAACGTGcgtgtggaaaacgagggagataagttaacaCCATAATCTCATCCAAAggtgtttattttatattattgtgTGGCTAAGAACTCACTACTCTTGAGTAATTACCCACGTTGCCATCATTGCGTACTCCAGCTTGTAATAATTCAGTTCATAGTAACCCGACCCAACAATCAGTAATCATCCTTAGAATTATTATAACCAGGATCattaaattaatctaaaacaaataaatagattattgTGATTATTATAATGCACAACTCCTATTACAATGATCCGATAAGTTTCtcaaatgatttttaaaattattggaTGACTAGAAACCCATAATCCTTGTATACTTTAAACTAATTGTCCACCTTTCTATCCATTAATACCTACATTAGTTGATAATAATTCATCTTATATCTATCAATAATTCAGATTACAATTACCATGTGTGAAAACATACATggacaaactttttttttgaggattttaaaaattcttaGAACCAACTTGTGAGAAGCTAGCTTTTGACACTCTAGAGAAACTGAATTTTTCACATTGTACATTTCGTTCat is a window of Oryza brachyantha chromosome 8, ObraRS2, whole genome shotgun sequence DNA encoding:
- the LOC102715044 gene encoding probable calcium-binding protein CML32 — encoded protein: MDSEQRVAASGATAKAPALSKTAPAASASFRLRNGSLNAVRLRRVFDLFDRNGDGQITVDELAQALDALGLVADRDGLAATVAAYVPEGAAGLRFEDFDSLHRALGDALFGTLCDAAGDPAGGGGGGDDEEEEMREAFKVFDVDGDGFISASELQEVLKKLGLPEAGSLATVREMICNVDRNSDGRVDFGEFKCMMQGITVWNA